One segment of Spiroplasma cantharicola DNA contains the following:
- a CDS encoding glycoside hydrolase family 1 protein, whose amino-acid sequence MNKITKNFLWGASTSAYQVEGAWNKDGKGLSVQDVSAGGFIKGLNVEDITDFKVASDHYHHYKEDIALMAEMGFKSYRFSINWTRIYPKGIEQEPNQKGVEFYHNLLDELIKHKIEPLVTIHHFDLPNYLEEQGGWKNKDLIVDAYLRYAKTLFNEYKNKVKYWQTINEQNMVVMFGHLLSKQFTGVDNGQESYQMFHNMNVAQAKAILLLKTINKKAKIGVAPNISLVYPQTNKPEDVLAAHNANLIRNWIYIDPFVKGGYDQILLNFWKENNYKIDILEEEMKLFKKAKINFIAFNYYSSMSVKAPTKDQDFKVGDQQMGFNLENMFQSAKNDNLQVSEYGWEIDPIGFRLTARALHDRYNLPIIITENGLGAKDVLTSEGKIHDKYRIDYLRKHIEQIPKIINDGVKLFGYNPWSAIDLVSTHQGISKRYGFVYVNRDEFDLKDMKRYRKDSFYWYQKVIASNGNNID is encoded by the coding sequence ATGAATAAAATAACAAAAAATTTCTTGTGAGGTGCTTCTACAAGTGCTTATCAAGTTGAAGGAGCGTGAAATAAAGATGGTAAAGGTTTATCAGTTCAAGACGTTAGTGCAGGGGGTTTTATAAAGGGATTAAATGTTGAAGATATTACTGATTTTAAAGTGGCATCAGATCATTATCACCATTATAAAGAAGACATTGCTTTAATGGCTGAAATGGGTTTTAAATCTTATCGTTTTTCAATTAATTGAACTAGAATATATCCAAAAGGAATTGAACAAGAACCAAATCAAAAAGGTGTCGAGTTCTATCATAACTTGTTAGATGAACTGATTAAACATAAGATAGAACCACTTGTAACAATTCACCACTTTGATTTACCAAATTATTTAGAAGAACAAGGGGGATGAAAAAATAAGGACCTAATAGTTGATGCATATTTAAGATATGCAAAAACCTTATTTAATGAATATAAAAATAAGGTTAAATATTGACAAACAATAAATGAGCAAAATATGGTAGTTATGTTTGGTCACTTATTGTCAAAACAATTTACAGGAGTTGATAATGGTCAAGAATCATATCAAATGTTTCACAATATGAATGTTGCTCAAGCAAAAGCTATTCTTTTGTTAAAAACCATTAATAAAAAAGCAAAAATTGGAGTAGCTCCAAATATCTCTTTAGTTTATCCTCAAACCAATAAACCTGAAGATGTATTAGCAGCTCATAATGCTAATTTAATTCGAAATTGAATCTATATAGATCCCTTTGTTAAAGGAGGTTATGATCAAATTTTATTAAATTTCTGAAAAGAAAATAATTATAAAATTGATATTCTTGAAGAAGAAATGAAGTTATTTAAAAAGGCTAAAATTAATTTTATTGCATTTAACTACTATAGTTCAATGAGTGTTAAAGCTCCAACTAAAGATCAAGATTTTAAAGTAGGAGATCAACAAATGGGGTTTAACTTAGAAAATATGTTTCAATCAGCAAAAAATGATAACTTGCAAGTCAGTGAGTATGGTTGAGAAATTGACCCTATTGGTTTTCGATTAACTGCAAGAGCATTGCATGATCGATATAATTTACCAATAATAATTACTGAAAATGGGTTGGGTGCAAAAGATGTATTAACAAGCGAGGGTAAAATTCACGATAAGTATCGTATTGATTATTTAAGAAAGCATATTGAACAAATACCAAAAATTATAAATGATGGTGTTAAGTTATTTGGTTATAACCCTTGAAGTGCAATTGATTTAGTTTCAACACATCAGGGGATATCAAAAAGATATGGTTTTGTTTATGTAAATCGTGATGAATTTGACTTAAAAGATATGAAACGTTATAGAAAAGATAGTTTTTATTGATATCAAAAAGTAATTGCTTCTAATGGAAACAATATAGATTAA
- a CDS encoding lipoprotein produces MKKLLSLLGAVTLVASSSATVVACGDTDPQKDKITNDLIKKFEKDINNIFAQHLEENVYQNLINLPATEINNQFLNKETINKYQGKSFEEIGEYRLNQLNSDIIKILDIENLEKRLNELKAINEYKIILGDVKNLYKGIVFDWNTLKINSNNSHQMYLGNVVLDYKIEIQYKGKKEIETLSIGDTLKYTSTDNDSLKTATDLFYRNIASDYLGSKAQDDIKQTNLKWKDIRGSKKVSDGYGKIDKELANYYDLDRKTNGFEKSIISFVKSQYFSDLDSLPIAFEGESIFKGAELNQTSLLTSANKMKSYLREDGIKYHYSNVNDQVMLRTMFRNNPETTNAKQTLRNLYFQKKNKDVWNKDFNLLKVDFLKTLKGNFESYKSSDEYKSSIAMGYIDLKGLSINLGSNAYIHQLPDFKIAVNYMIDLNETEDKALDDMSEFSVKTIKAFHETFGVDYDYGYTAEPNSKDDILMALKRSDFTKNIYFQGFRSSSHQMSSQLSLTNDLTNLESYRESMFDLANLPSDTFFTFSQRQSSMLHVAQHFLGQSKWGKGTNEEGKGIELFHHNDGAQPNDDDCQSIYWTFGYLSFNFNLDRIMNATSDLPLAGSKYFIVFS; encoded by the coding sequence ATGAAAAAACTATTAAGTTTATTAGGAGCTGTTACTCTTGTTGCGTCATCAAGCGCTACTGTAGTAGCTTGTGGGGACACAGATCCTCAAAAGGATAAAATAACAAATGACCTGATAAAAAAATTTGAAAAGGATATTAATAATATTTTTGCTCAACATTTAGAAGAAAATGTTTATCAAAATTTAATAAATTTACCAGCTACAGAAATTAATAATCAATTTTTGAATAAAGAAACAATTAATAAATATCAAGGAAAAAGTTTTGAAGAGATAGGTGAATATCGATTAAATCAATTAAATTCAGATATTATAAAAATTTTAGATATTGAAAATCTTGAAAAAAGGTTAAATGAATTAAAGGCTATTAATGAATATAAAATTATTTTAGGTGATGTTAAAAACTTATATAAAGGAATAGTTTTTGATTGAAATACATTAAAAATTAATTCTAATAATAGTCATCAAATGTATTTAGGTAATGTGGTTTTAGACTATAAAATTGAAATACAATATAAAGGAAAAAAAGAAATTGAAACATTAAGTATTGGTGATACTCTTAAATATACATCAACAGATAATGATTCTTTAAAAACTGCAACTGATCTTTTTTATAGAAATATTGCAAGTGATTATTTAGGTTCAAAGGCTCAAGATGATATTAAACAAACTAATTTAAAATGAAAAGATATCAGAGGTTCTAAAAAAGTATCAGATGGATATGGAAAAATTGATAAAGAACTAGCTAATTATTATGATTTAGATAGAAAAACTAACGGCTTTGAAAAATCAATAATTTCATTTGTAAAGAGTCAATATTTTTCTGATTTAGATTCTTTACCGATTGCATTTGAAGGTGAATCAATTTTTAAAGGAGCGGAGTTGAATCAAACATCTTTATTAACTAGCGCTAATAAAATGAAATCTTATTTAAGAGAAGATGGAATTAAATATCATTATTCAAATGTAAATGATCAAGTAATGTTGAGAACTATGTTTAGAAATAATCCAGAAACTACTAATGCAAAACAAACTTTGAGAAATCTATATTTCCAGAAAAAAAATAAAGATGTTTGAAATAAAGATTTTAATTTATTAAAAGTGGATTTTTTAAAAACTTTAAAGGGGAATTTTGAAAGTTATAAAAGTAGTGATGAATATAAAAGTTCAATTGCTATGGGTTATATTGATTTAAAGGGATTATCAATTAATTTGGGAAGCAATGCATATATTCATCAGTTACCAGATTTTAAAATTGCTGTAAATTATATGATTGATTTAAATGAAACTGAAGATAAAGCTTTAGATGATATGTCTGAGTTTTCTGTAAAAACTATTAAAGCTTTCCATGAAACTTTTGGTGTTGATTATGATTATGGTTATACAGCAGAACCTAATTCAAAAGATGATATATTAATGGCATTAAAGAGATCTGATTTTACTAAAAATATATATTTTCAGGGCTTTAGGTCAAGTTCACATCAAATGAGTTCTCAATTATCTTTAACTAACGATTTAACAAATTTGGAAAGTTATAGAGAATCAATGTTTGATTTAGCAAATTTACCATCAGATACATTCTTTACATTTTCTCAAAGACAAAGTTCTATGTTGCACGTAGCACAACATTTCTTAGGACAATCAAAATGAGGGAAAGGTACTAATGAAGAGGGGAAAGGGATTGAACTTTTTCATCATAATGATGGCGCACAACCAAATGATGATGATTGCCAATCAATTTATTGAACTTTTGGGTATTTAAGTTTTAATTTTAATTTAGATAGGATAATGAATGCTACTTCAGATTTACCACTTGCTGGCTCAAAATACTTTATTGTATTTTCATAA
- a CDS encoding ABC transporter permease, with product MKSIIPGFSIIKYSFKSIIKEKSFLIFNGLYLLFSLFIACYSLIQKNNSNFLQVFDYYVILSIFVILFVLCLRLTQYFYVVKRDDKTLNIIITQQLSRSKLFLFQFISFILLMLINIFISYLLINIINMAVNFKANLFLLRLTTVYLIYAFLSCVFLINFFLLISLLSNIQVSTIIATLILSATFISNLPYTFLIQSEESQSKKITFLYKNSNTSMSVNEIYDSYNLKKQILNKEIRYSNLSFEIYNNFINNEFETDPNAIETNFNNEKNIQKRMEFWTEMGIAEKKNTVVELKQPTKIVTVNNSTNIAKWKGDQVTFSFQLAYNFLTIDELKNELESESLTDEQKLFVKDFIDFTEFIININDNFQETFSNLFDPLVILEDEQNIRKNYISNVSSSSEPNLLFDKKYLVDIYQSYFSYSNNKLSLESSKIRPIIEEKLFSPTMLSARILEQYFIRYTNNLVIFNNGSVIKDENWSNYLKSRITYNVFFQFNFISNMLQNYTYYGGRSWKDIWFEPESSSKIFFDKQDNLFIAKPTYIFKLNSEDEINENTYDNFIAPYFYVLLQLGFTVINYYIAKNKFKKLDLTA from the coding sequence ATGAAAAGTATAATACCAGGATTTTCAATAATAAAGTACAGTTTTAAATCAATTATTAAAGAAAAATCATTTTTAATATTTAACGGATTATATTTATTATTTTCTCTTTTTATAGCATGTTATTCTCTAATTCAAAAGAACAATAGTAATTTTCTGCAAGTATTTGATTATTATGTTATCTTATCAATATTTGTAATTTTATTTGTTCTTTGTTTAAGGTTAACACAATATTTTTATGTTGTAAAAAGAGATGATAAAACTTTAAATATAATAATTACTCAACAATTATCAAGGTCAAAATTATTTCTTTTCCAATTTATTTCATTTATTTTATTAATGCTTATAAATATATTTATAAGCTATTTATTAATTAACATTATAAATATGGCTGTTAATTTTAAGGCAAATTTATTTTTATTGAGATTAACAACAGTATATTTAATATATGCATTTCTTAGTTGTGTATTTCTTATTAATTTCTTTTTATTAATTTCCTTATTATCAAATATTCAAGTTTCAACAATTATAGCGACATTAATTTTATCAGCTACTTTTATTAGTAATTTACCTTATACATTTTTGATTCAATCTGAAGAAAGTCAAAGTAAAAAGATTACTTTTTTATATAAAAATTCAAATACTAGTATGTCAGTAAATGAAATTTATGATAGTTATAATTTGAAAAAACAAATTTTAAACAAGGAAATTAGATATTCAAATTTGAGTTTTGAAATATATAATAATTTTATAAATAATGAATTTGAAACAGATCCAAATGCTATTGAGACTAATTTTAATAACGAAAAAAACATTCAAAAAAGAATGGAATTCTGAACTGAAATGGGAATAGCTGAAAAGAAAAATACAGTAGTAGAATTAAAACAGCCTACAAAAATAGTTACTGTTAATAACAGTACAAATATTGCTAAATGAAAAGGTGATCAAGTTACTTTTTCATTTCAATTAGCATATAATTTTTTAACAATTGATGAATTAAAAAATGAGTTAGAATCGGAATCATTAACTGACGAACAAAAACTTTTTGTCAAGGATTTTATAGATTTTACAGAGTTTATAATAAACATAAATGATAATTTTCAAGAAACGTTTTCTAATTTATTTGATCCTTTAGTTATTTTAGAAGATGAACAAAATATTAGAAAAAATTATATTTCTAATGTTTCTAGCTCATCAGAACCAAACTTACTATTTGACAAAAAATATTTAGTAGATATTTATCAAAGTTATTTCTCATATTCAAATAATAAATTAAGTTTAGAATCTTCAAAAATTAGACCCATAATAGAAGAAAAATTATTTTCTCCAACAATGTTAAGTGCTAGAATTTTGGAACAGTATTTTATAAGATATACTAATAATTTAGTTATTTTTAATAATGGTTCTGTTATAAAAGATGAAAACTGATCAAATTATTTAAAATCTAGAATTACTTATAATGTTTTCTTTCAATTTAACTTCATTTCAAATATGCTACAAAATTATACTTATTATGGGGGAAGGTCTTGAAAAGATATTTGATTTGAACCAGAAAGTTCAAGTAAAATATTTTTTGATAAACAAGATAACTTATTTATTGCAAAGCCTACATATATTTTCAAGTTAAATAGTGAAGATGAAATAAATGAAAATACTTACGATAATTTTATAGCACCATATTTTTATGTGTTATTACAGTTAGGTTTTACTGTTATTAATTATTATATTGCTAAAAATAAATTTAAAAAATTAGATTTAACAGCTTAG
- a CDS encoding aldo/keto reductase yields MNKILNKTLKFNNGLEIPQIGLGTYELVDEQETLASIKAALKAGYKHIDTASIYNNHKIIAQAIKESGVERKTLFITSKVWNSHSKYEQAKQAIDEILKELEIDYIDLLLIHWPTEDRLECWKALEEALDQGKVKSIGVSNFQVHHLKELLENCRVKPVINQIELHPALQNLEVVKFCQANDILVESWGTMIRGKCFEVDELKLLAKKYNKSEAQICLRWALQLGYIIIPKSSKPVRVIDNIQIEDFELTNEDIQLIGTIKQQRVGPDPDNFDF; encoded by the coding sequence ATGAATAAAATACTCAATAAAACTTTAAAATTTAATAATGGTTTAGAAATACCGCAAATAGGATTAGGAACATATGAATTAGTGGATGAACAAGAAACACTTGCATCTATTAAAGCTGCTTTAAAAGCTGGATATAAACATATAGATACAGCATCTATTTATAATAATCACAAAATAATTGCTCAAGCAATTAAAGAAAGTGGTGTTGAACGTAAAACATTATTTATTACTTCAAAAGTATGAAATTCACATAGTAAATATGAACAAGCAAAGCAAGCAATTGATGAAATCTTAAAAGAATTAGAAATAGATTATATTGATTTGCTTTTAATTCATTGACCAACAGAAGATAGATTAGAATGTTGAAAGGCCTTAGAAGAAGCACTTGATCAAGGAAAAGTTAAATCAATTGGTGTAAGTAATTTTCAAGTACATCATTTAAAAGAATTATTAGAAAACTGCCGAGTTAAACCTGTAATTAATCAAATAGAATTGCACCCTGCTTTGCAAAATTTAGAAGTTGTCAAATTTTGCCAAGCAAATGATATTTTAGTTGAATCATGGGGAACAATGATTAGAGGAAAATGTTTTGAAGTAGATGAACTTAAATTATTGGCTAAAAAATATAATAAATCAGAGGCTCAAATTTGTTTACGATGAGCATTGCAATTAGGTTATATAATAATACCAAAATCTTCTAAACCAGTTAGAGTAATTGATAACATTCAAATTGAAGATTTTGAATTAACTAATGAAGATATTCAATTAATAGGAACAATAAAACAACAAAGAGTTGGACCAGACCCAGATAATTTTGATTTTTAA
- a CDS encoding lipoprotein, whose translation MKKLLSLLGAVTLVASSSATVVACEETDPGEDKITSELLKKFEKEVNNIFAEHLEKNVYQNLINLPATEINNQFLNKETIDNYQGKSAQEIGEYRLNQLNSDILRVLDIQNLEKSLNELKSINEYKIILNDVNSLYKGIVFDWSTLKINSNNSQQMYLGNVVLDYKIEIQYKGKKEVETLNIGDTLKYTSTDNATLKTATDLFYRNIASDYLASKAQDDIKQTNLKWKDIMGSKKVSDGYGKIDKELANYYDLDRKTNGFEKSIISFVKSKYFTKLEFLPLAFEGESIFKGAELNQTSLLTSANKMKSYLREDAIKYHYSNVNDQVMLRTIFRNNPETTNAKQTLRNLYFQKKNRDIWNKDFNLLKVDFLKTLKGNFESYKSSDEYKSSIAMGYINLKGLSINLGSNAYIHQLPDFKIAVNYMIDLNENEDKSLDDMSEFSVKTIKAFHETFGVDYDYGYKPEPNSKDDILMALKRSDFTKKIEFQGFRSSSTAMSAQLSLTNDVTNLESYRESMFDLANLPSDTFFTFSQRQSSMLHVAQHFLGQSKWGKGTDEQGIQLFHHNDGAQPNDDDCQSFYWTFGYLSFNFNLDRIMNATSDLAIGDWKYFIVFS comes from the coding sequence ATGAAAAAACTATTAAGTTTATTAGGAGCAGTTACTCTTGTAGCCTCATCAAGTGCTACTGTAGTAGCTTGTGAGGAAACAGATCCTGGAGAAGATAAAATAACAAGTGAACTGCTAAAAAAATTTGAAAAAGAAGTTAATAATATTTTTGCTGAACATTTGGAAAAAAATGTTTATCAAAATTTAATAAATTTACCAGCTACAGAAATTAATAATCAATTTTTGAATAAAGAAACAATTGATAATTATCAAGGAAAAAGTGCTCAAGAGATAGGTGAATATCGATTAAATCAATTAAATTCAGATATTTTAAGAGTTTTAGATATTCAAAATCTTGAAAAAAGCTTAAATGAATTAAAGTCTATTAATGAATATAAAATTATTTTAAATGATGTTAATAGTTTATATAAGGGAATAGTTTTTGATTGAAGTACATTAAAAATTAATTCTAATAATAGTCAACAAATGTATTTGGGTAATGTGGTTTTAGACTATAAAATTGAAATACAATATAAAGGCAAAAAAGAAGTTGAAACATTAAATATTGGTGATACTCTTAAGTATACATCAACAGATAATGCGACTTTAAAAACTGCAACTGATCTTTTTTATAGAAATATTGCAAGTGATTATTTAGCTTCAAAGGCTCAAGATGATATTAAACAAACTAATTTAAAATGAAAAGATATTATGGGTTCTAAAAAAGTATCAGATGGATATGGAAAAATTGATAAAGAACTAGCTAATTATTATGATTTAGATAGAAAAACTAACGGCTTTGAAAAATCAATAATTTCATTTGTAAAGAGCAAATATTTTACTAAGTTAGAATTTCTACCCCTTGCATTTGAAGGTGAATCAATTTTTAAAGGAGCGGAGTTGAATCAAACATCTTTATTAACTAGCGCTAATAAAATGAAATCTTATTTAAGAGAAGATGCAATTAAATATCATTATTCAAATGTAAATGATCAAGTAATGTTGAGAACTATTTTTAGAAATAATCCAGAAACTACTAATGCAAAACAAACATTGAGAAATCTATATTTCCAGAAAAAAAATAGAGATATTTGAAATAAGGATTTTAATTTATTAAAAGTGGATTTTTTAAAAACTTTAAAGGGGAATTTTGAAAGTTATAAAAGTAGTGATGAATATAAAAGTTCAATTGCAATGGGTTATATTAATTTAAAGGGATTATCAATTAATTTGGGAAGTAATGCTTATATTCATCAGTTACCAGATTTTAAAATTGCTGTAAATTATATGATTGATTTAAATGAAAATGAAGATAAATCTTTAGATGATATGTCTGAGTTTTCTGTAAAAACTATTAAAGCTTTCCATGAAACTTTTGGTGTTGATTATGATTATGGTTATAAACCAGAACCTAATTCAAAAGATGATATATTAATGGCATTAAAGAGATCTGATTTTACTAAAAAAATAGAATTTCAGGGCTTTAGGTCAAGTTCAACTGCAATGAGTGCTCAATTATCTTTAACTAACGATGTAACAAATTTGGAAAGTTATAGAGAATCAATGTTTGATTTAGCAAATTTACCATCAGATACATTCTTTACATTTTCTCAAAGACAAAGTTCTATGTTGCACGTAGCACAACATTTCTTAGGACAATCAAAATGAGGGAAAGGTACTGATGAACAGGGGATTCAACTTTTTCATCATAATGATGGCGCACAACCAAATGATGATGATTGCCAATCATTTTATTGAACTTTTGGGTATTTAAGTTTTAATTTTAATTTAGATAGGATAATGAATGCTACTTCAGATTTAGCAATTGGTGACTGAAAATACTTTATTGTATTTTCATAA
- a CDS encoding lipoprotein, with amino-acid sequence MKNLLSLLGAVTLVASSSATVIACGDTKPEKDKIINDLIKKFEKDINKIFAEHLEKNVYQNLINLPATEINNQFLNKETINKYQGKSFDQIGEYQLNQLSSDIIRVLDIKNLEKSLNELKAINEYKIILSDVKNLYKGIVFDWKTLKINSNNSQQMYLGNVVLDYKIEIQYKGKKEVETLSIGDTLKYTSTDNDALKTSTDTFYRNIASDYLASKVQDDIKQTNLKWKDIMGSKKVSDGYGKIDRELANYYDLDRKNNGFEKSIISFVKSKYFYVLDSLPIVFEEESIFKGAELNETSLLTSTNKIKSGINEEAAKYDYSDLNGQVMMKTIFRNNPETSNAKQALRNQYFVKKNKDIWNRDFNFLKEDFLKNLNGNFVDYKNSAEYKSSIAMGYINLKGLSINLGSNAYIHQLPDFKIAVNYMIDLSENEDKTLDDMSEFSVKTIKAFHETFGVNYDYEYVPEANSDDDILMALKSSEFTNKLKFDYFENYGCSKNLSYQLSLTNELTNLESYRESMFDLANLSSDTMFQFSQRSTEWNGEYNFLEESNYFKHYDEQKGISISRNNIFPMIPGVVYQTSTIYWSFGYLNFYINLNNLFYSVPMQPSLKKDLIVFS; translated from the coding sequence ATGAAAAACCTATTAAGTTTATTAGGAGCAGTTACTCTTGTAGCCTCATCAAGCGCTACTGTGATAGCTTGTGGGGACACAAAACCTGAAAAGGATAAAATAATAAATGACCTGATAAAAAAATTTGAAAAGGATATTAATAAAATTTTTGCCGAGCATTTGGAAAAAAATGTTTATCAAAATTTGATAAATTTACCAGCTACAGAAATTAATAATCAATTTTTAAATAAAGAAACAATTAATAAATATCAAGGAAAAAGTTTTGATCAGATAGGTGAATATCAATTAAATCAATTAAGTTCAGATATTATAAGAGTTTTGGATATTAAAAATCTTGAAAAAAGTTTAAATGAATTAAAGGCTATTAATGAATATAAAATTATTTTAAGTGATGTTAAAAACTTATATAAAGGAATTGTTTTTGATTGAAAGACATTAAAAATTAATTCTAATAATAGTCAACAAATGTATTTAGGTAATGTGGTTTTAGACTATAAAATTGAAATACAATATAAAGGAAAAAAAGAAGTTGAAACATTAAGTATTGGTGATACTCTTAAATATACATCAACAGATAATGATGCTTTAAAAACTTCAACTGATACTTTTTATAGAAATATTGCAAGTGATTATTTAGCTTCAAAGGTACAAGATGATATTAAACAAACTAATTTAAAATGAAAAGATATCATGGGTTCTAAAAAAGTATCAGATGGATATGGAAAAATTGATAGAGAACTAGCTAATTATTATGATTTAGATAGAAAAAATAACGGTTTTGAAAAATCAATAATTTCATTTGTAAAGAGTAAATATTTTTATGTTTTAGATTCTTTACCGATTGTATTTGAAGAAGAATCAATTTTTAAAGGAGCAGAGTTAAATGAAACATCTTTATTAACTAGCACTAATAAAATTAAAAGTGGTATTAATGAAGAAGCAGCTAAATATGATTATTCAGATTTAAATGGTCAAGTAATGATGAAAACTATTTTTAGAAATAATCCAGAAACTTCTAATGCAAAACAAGCTTTGAGAAATCAATATTTTGTGAAAAAAAATAAAGATATTTGAAATAGGGATTTTAATTTTTTAAAAGAAGATTTTTTAAAAAATTTAAATGGAAATTTTGTTGACTATAAAAATAGTGCTGAATATAAAAGTTCAATTGCAATGGGTTATATTAATTTAAAGGGATTATCAATTAATTTGGGAAGTAATGCGTATATTCATCAGTTACCAGATTTTAAAATTGCTGTAAATTATATGATTGATTTAAGTGAAAATGAAGATAAAACTTTAGATGATATGTCTGAGTTTTCTGTAAAAACTATTAAAGCTTTTCATGAAACTTTTGGTGTTAATTATGATTATGAATATGTACCAGAAGCTAATTCAGATGATGATATATTAATGGCATTAAAAAGTTCTGAATTTACTAACAAATTAAAGTTTGATTATTTTGAAAATTATGGTTGTTCAAAAAACTTGAGTTATCAATTATCTTTAACTAACGAATTAACAAATTTGGAAAGTTATAGAGAATCAATGTTTGATTTAGCAAATTTATCATCAGATACAATGTTTCAATTTTCTCAAAGAAGTACTGAATGAAATGGTGAGTATAATTTTTTAGAAGAGTCAAATTATTTTAAACATTATGATGAACAAAAAGGGATTTCAATTTCAAGGAATAATATTTTTCCAATGATACCGGGTGTAGTTTATCAAACTAGTACAATTTATTGAAGTTTTGGATATTTGAATTTTTATATCAATTTAAATAATTTATTTTATAGTGTACCAATGCAGCCTAGTTTGAAAAAAGATTTAATTGTATTTTCATAA
- a CDS encoding ATP-binding cassette domain-containing protein: MEDIIQFDNYLKKFKKKLIGPLNCSIKKARITALLGSSGSGKTVILNSLLGMIKNFNGKILVEGINRKSLKYFKVNKKIGYYTQMDFSLYNVSAYKFLLDISIMMGLNKKNVRMKIENWMKYFDLWEARNKSIKSFSWGMKNRMNLILCFIKDPEIIIMDEPGANLDSYWRNKIKNLLIEYKKQNKTVIITVHNIDEIADIIDDYIIIDNGENVFNGSAEELDIYAKYKVYINERFNHKNFRFFLSEYGIKAFKFDRDENSLVVAIENFKQINFLFLYLIKNNLPLKNLVKLPINMESIHKALESKKLMQS; the protein is encoded by the coding sequence ATGGAAGATATTATACAATTTGATAATTATTTGAAAAAATTTAAGAAAAAACTTATTGGACCTTTAAATTGTTCAATTAAGAAAGCAAGAATAACTGCTCTACTTGGAAGCAGTGGAAGTGGAAAAACTGTTATATTAAACTCATTATTAGGAATGATTAAAAATTTTAATGGAAAAATACTTGTTGAGGGCATAAATCGAAAATCTTTAAAATATTTTAAAGTAAATAAAAAAATAGGTTATTATACTCAAATGGATTTTTCTCTTTATAATGTTTCAGCATATAAATTTTTATTAGATATTTCTATAATGATGGGTTTAAACAAAAAAAATGTAAGAATGAAAATTGAAAATTGAATGAAATATTTTGATCTATGAGAAGCAAGAAATAAGTCAATTAAAAGTTTTTCATGAGGAATGAAAAATCGTATGAATTTAATATTGTGTTTTATAAAAGATCCAGAAATTATTATTATGGATGAACCAGGAGCAAATTTAGATTCATATTGAAGAAATAAAATAAAAAATTTATTGATTGAATATAAAAAGCAAAATAAAACAGTTATTATTACTGTTCACAATATTGATGAAATTGCAGATATAATTGATGATTATATAATCATTGATAATGGAGAAAATGTTTTTAATGGTTCTGCTGAAGAATTAGATATTTATGCAAAATATAAAGTATACATCAATGAAAGATTTAATCATAAAAATTTTAGATTTTTTTTATCAGAATATGGGATTAAAGCATTTAAATTTGATAGAGATGAAAACTCATTAGTAGTAGCAATTGAAAATTTTAAACAAATTAACTTTCTATTTTTATATTTAATAAAAAATAATTTGCCTTTAAAAAATTTAGTTAAATTACCAATAAATATGGAATCAATTCATAAAGCTTTGGAAAGTAAAAAATTGATGCAAAGTTAG